The following proteins are encoded in a genomic region of Cryptomeria japonica chromosome 11, Sugi_1.0, whole genome shotgun sequence:
- the LOC131080107 gene encoding uncharacterized protein LOC131080107 has protein sequence MEKKSGSAPATGCYKCGRAGHWSRDCPFSTSDNVGQGKQAVVAEKPAQAPKVKKKIRRTITPDLLLSNEGLGYVLEHIPRMVQIKGRGHEVTDLGNLMEAYIHWHSLMLPSVSFPYFVDKVEKVGCTKRVRTCIRELRERVANGENPKTLHEPPTEPIPAFDDMVDGEVGFEAEQDKVVAEDDIIEEDLFDELYRQATGEEAASSKIVPDADVASQSVRQSSPTLNTREEQGIQPPGNDAHTQTSQTQISEEQKSRMEANKQKALERAAARAAAQLQSQ, from the exons ATGGAGAAGAAGAGTGGATCTGCACCTGCAACAGGTTGTTACAAGTGTGGAAGGGCAGGGCATTGGTCCAGAGATTGCCCTTTCTCTACTTCAGACAATGTAGGGCAAGGGAAGCAGGCTGTTGTAGCAGAGAAGCCGGCACAAGCTCCCAAGGTGAAGAAAAAAATTCGCCGGACGATCACTCCAGATCTCCTCCTCTCCAATGAAGGTCTCGGCTATGTTCTTGAGCACATCCCTCGCATGGTTCAGATTAAGGGTCGTGGTCACGAG GTAACGGATCTGGGGAACTTGATGGAGGCCTATATTCATTGGCACTCACTCATGTTGCCTTCTGTCTCGTTCCCCTACTTTGTGGACAAAGTTGAGAAGGTTGGCTGCACCAAACGCGTTAGG ACTTGCATCCGAGAGCTGAGAGAAAGGGTAGCCAACGGGGAGAATCCCAAAACTTTGCACGAGCCTCCTACTGAGCCAATTCCTGCATTTG ATGACATGGTAGATGGTGAAGTTGGATTTGAAGCGGAGCAAGATAAAGTTGTTGCTGAAGATGATATTATTGAGGAGGACTTATTTGATGAACTCTACAGGCAGGCAACGGGAGAG GAGGCAGCATCTTCAAAGATTGTTCCAGATGCTGATGTTGCCAGTCAGTCAGTACGTCAGTCATCACCCACTTTGAATACTCGAGAGGAACAGGGCATCCAACCACCGGGGAATGATGCACATACACAAACGAGTCAGACACAGATTTCCGAAGAACAAAAATCACGCATGGAAGCTAACAAACAAAAGGCTTTGGAAAGGGCTGCCGCCAGGGCAGCAGCCCAGTTACAATCTCAATGA